Genomic segment of Zingiber officinale cultivar Zhangliang chromosome 11B, Zo_v1.1, whole genome shotgun sequence:
CCTGTAGATTTACTAAACAGGACCTCCTTATtaaacatataataaaaaatggaaaaaaacctcattttcaatgaaaaaaataatgtaaTGATATATAAGAAGTCTCCTTAGTTAAGTTGGACATCCTCTTTTGAGTAGGACTTCCTCTTTGATTCCCACGTGATTGAGAACCAGGAATCCTAATTAAAGTGTTTTGGTATTTTAGTCAGATTGAGCCTCACTTTGACTTCAACAACTCTAAATATATAGTGCCTAGCACAAACTTCATCAGATTATGTACTCATCTATGCAAACCATATTTTTAATCAGTCTTCATCAGATTATGTACTCATCgatccgtgccatcgaggaatgactaaatcatgagaaaatacaatcaggggagggggaaaattgatgcagtatgaatccggcaaaatggctagttcggaaaataatcaaaaataaacaaaatcttattctagagggatggaagaaattttacctttctttcttccgttcctcctactctcgaatctgctctgcgaggaaggaactaagatcgaagggttcagaggagttgaggagccgtgagaagattaggaagggtaagctgactttgatttttttttgagcAGACGACATTTCAAGAAATAATAATAGCATCGAATGCACATTTCATCTCATCCATGTGCCATAACACCACAGGAAGAAGCCAGAAACTGCACTCGTTTATATAATTAGACCACATGTAACACACTGCCATAAGATCATTAAGTAGGATTTTTTAACATGCTTATACAAACTTCAAACTGTTCATTTGGCATGGAAACAGCTGCTGACTCTGATTCTATTCTTCTTTTTTATCAGATTGTGTAGCAGAATTTTTATGAGGTTCCACAAGAGACTCTGTACCTGCATTTAAACCATCAACATTTTTTGAAGCAGGCTTGTATGGACAAGCAGCTGGCACCCTTGCAGGCTTTCTGTATTCCCAGCCGAAAAGCCTGTAGATCTTACCGACGATGAGATCGAAGAGCAGAGGCAAGGCGTTAACGACGGGGATCAAGAACAAAGGCAACAGGCACGCAATACAGACCATCCTGGCGATTGTTCCGCTCGGCGTCTACACTCCGCTGGATCTGCGTCGAGGGCTCGAGAGATTTGAGAAAGgataagctgactttgattgaggagatggggaaatgcgagattagggatctcgacttggaggagttgggccggcgtgaggagttttgcgtgaggagtttgggtcgagattagggttcagaggagatcacgcggcaaggagaggagaaggcgctcgtggagaggagaaggcgctcgtggagaggagtggagaggagaaggcactcgtggagaggagaaggagaggagaaggcactcgtggagaggagtggagaggagaactcgtggagaggagtggtgaggagaaggcgcgcgcgcgttgagggtttagagtttagcaaagcgagggctgcgaatttattttaagtgagtttaggggaaacatacacaacactttaaaaaacgttttttaaaaaaatgttgtctttgaccataaacaacaacactaaagacaacacttcattaaaaatcgttgtctttagtaaaaagtaaataccatagacaacgcttttcactaaaagcgttgtaaaacaaagaacgacaacgtttttattaaaaagcgttgtctattgggtgttgttgaatgcaaaaattcttgtagtgtagtgtttggcaattgagggataagaattggtgaatcatttacattcaagaaatcttacaaagaaatcgaaactcctagaatctccctttatcataacccaaaacactaaactcttgtttgttgatctttaatattagatttgtttaccttcactttgcatttgaaacaattgaatagttatttagctaattcacattgagacatttctagtgcttattctagtccctgtggatacgataatcttttatattacttgcgacatttccgtacacttgcggaacgtaacaagtttttggcgccgttgccggggactgcgctataacattaggaattatcaattgagttagactaagcataacatttatttaccgttcatattgcatagttgtaactaatcattagatttctgtttttactttcttgtataacttttacttcttgttaattctttttgtacaaattcaattctgcatttttgattcttttatttttctttttctgttgaattgtcatttgctatcttgttcttgtgtatgcgaagatctaactttgcaggggaattctttccttttgaccctgagattgacagaactttccataaaagaagaattctgcaaaggcaaattgaagaataggaacatttgaacatggcgaatagaccactcaaggattatgcagcaccttatgcaagaggttttcgatctagtatttcaagaccttcagtggaagctaataactttgagatcaaaccatGATTATATTATGCAagagaaccaatttggtggaggacctcatgaagaccccaatcaacacttagaggtcttttatgaaatatgtggtaccatgaaaatgaatggagttccttcagaagcagttagattattattatttgggttttctttaagagatagggcaaagcaatggctgaattctttggcccctaatagcatcaccacttgggagcagtgtgagcaacagtttcttgataaattctatccaccaagcaaaacagctcatatgaggaatttaattgcaagcttcaagcaaactgactcagaatcactttttgaagcatgggatagatataatagtatgctcagacaatgcccacatcatgggttggaaagatggttagtgttgcacactttttataatggtatcaactatcataccaaagtgtcccttgattcagctgctggaggggcacttatgaataaaagtttagatgaagctgaagaaattattgacagtgtggcacaaaatcatcatcaatgggcaaatgaaagaagtggtggctattcttctgtaaacccagcaattaaagcatcagggaagtttgatgtagatgcagtcactcttttgtctgcaaaaattagacgctcttacaaagaaatttgagaatatggggactagtgctaatatggtcaatgctattagtacatcttgtgaagtatgtgggagttcagagcactcaaatgactcatgtccattgggagctatcactgcacaaatcaatcaactggaacaatgtgatgcaatcatgagttacaatcaaaggcaaaacaacccatactcaaatacttataaccctggatggaagagccatccaaatttttcttacagaaataatcaagatcaaggaccatctatgggggcaagaccaaattttcaagctgggcaacaaaattttcaacatctatcgtctcaaggcttaccaaagtcaaatattgaaaagatgcttgaagaaattatctcaagtcagaatgaaatgaagcaagatttagcaaagctcattcagagaatggataattctgaaaagcatcaaaagatccaggatagtcaaattgcccaactagcttcctcatcatccagagcaccaggacaacttccaggaaaacctgatgtgaatcctatggagcattggaataggattgagcttaggagcggacggaccttgggagattcctaagtgactgctccaaaagggatacaaaaataagaagagctctctcctcttataccaaatcagattcaagctaatgaggagagtaccattgaggttgaagagactcttccactgaaccatcagagcaaagctgtcccttttcctcagagacttacaatgctcaagaaagatgaagaatttggcaagttttcagaaaaagttaaggaaatttgtgtagaggtacctcttattgatgctattcttcaaatgcctagatttgccaaattcctgaaggatctcatgtcaaacaagagaagaagaggagaggttgagaccattgcgcttagtgaggaatgtagtgctattttggagaagaacacttccccaaaactaaaggacccagggagcttttatattccttgcaacataggaaaagaattttttgaaaaagttttttgtgatttgggggcaagtgttagcctcattccctattcaatttgtaataaattaggtctcaaaaatattaaacttactactatggcacttcaacttgccgatcattcctgcaggtaccctttgggtattatagaagatgtgccagtagaggtggatgggaatgttattcccacagattttgttgtgttggacatggaagaggaccccaggattcctatcatattaggaagacctttccttgctacagctggagctataattgatgtcaaaaatcataagctttctttggtaattggtaaggaaaggttggaatatgatttatctaatatctctaaccatgtctcgtctcttttaaatgcttgtagcaggacaagcatttataaacttgaggaatggaatttccatcctcatggaaggccaccaaacgaaggagacaatgtggtggaagatgttgggagaagatctcccaacaaaaacgaaaagtatatctgtcctccaagggcaaggaaaagaagtgaatgatcaagtttggtcgagctaaagaccttaaacaggcgcttcttgggaggcaacccaagggttcttttagttagttttgatttgtattttaatttcttttagtttgatgcattcttttgattttgttttcaggttaggtgcaaaacagagcctggccgtgtgctatacacggccaggcaaaggttgcagagaagggaagtgcttgggccgtgtcatccagacacggccgtgtaggatctcccgaggagaaaaaggtctaggctgtgtctcaaacacggccgtgtaaagaatcccgagaagaaagatggagaggccgtgtctcaaacacggccgtgtaaagaatcccgagaagaaagatggagaggtcgtgtcccagacacggccgtgcgaagaatccaaagaaggaagagggggaggccgtgtggatctgcacgacccgtgtaggagagttattaaagtcttctttctaccttacacggccagatcttggccgtgttccgcacacccccaactctccaaaacatatctttctctcccaatctcttaaaaactcctctctaatctctcaagatttcttagatccggattctcctcctctctaagacttggactttttattctcctaacctaagatctttgctctttgaagttttgttctttgagttccatttttccaaccctaaataattcttcccctatctaaactcatcaagatgtccaatattttgaagaaacttcgcaaaggaggtggtggatccagtggagacaaagagaaggagccatcaagggacaaaggaaaacaaccggTGAAGggtaaaggcaaaaggacttcacgcaacgaaggtaatgacaatgaattcaatattgtgtttagaaatgatgatcaagtaactagatttgcaattcttgtcaatagaaagatagtgtgtactagatatatggacccaactgttcttgatatgcttggaattagggaagatgtagatttgatgattgggtttttggattggagtgatattatgtacacacatttgcctacatatcctcgtcttgttttggaatttttaagttcattggatgtccattttactaatgaagatgattattttggaaaaatctcatttagactaatgaatcaagaatttctatgggcatttagtgactttaattcttgttttggattaaccaccggtagccctcgtaggtttgatccaaggtttaattggaatcatttttggaatgcaataactgggttagatcaaccttatgagccttcaagagctaaggcctcccatatgcaaaaccccatctttaggtatctacatagagtcatgggtaaaactatttttggtaggggagagagtgatggggtggttacaaaaatagagctttatgctttatgggctatgctttataaggttgaatttgattctggttttcattttgttcaaaccttattaagatctgctagggcatcatcgggatcaattgtttttggtggtttgattacccgaatagcttataatttaaatcttgatgttgatgggttggaaataattcatggtaatgacatgattgacattgatgcatgtcttgctatgaaaatgatcgttcgggatgagaatgatttcgcgtttcctaggaggagtggttctcctttaccccttccttttcctgaacgaactactattcgtaacccggctaattgggtaatttctgagttagattttgaggataacccttctatacctggagacactgagccacatcatgagccctcgtcatatggacacccgcagccttctagttttatggagtccgctaggcattcttttgcatatggcacgggatcttctaggtttgatttttcagattttcgtacgtctctagaatcacttcatgagaagcaagattcccaacgaaaaatgttggaggggcgcttctctttatctgatgatcagtttagggaggtacaaaatcattttcagtttacgaggaattttcaaggtcaagtggctgagtttgtgcaggattatgatactgatcaggctaggatgagagattttatgcagagcatgatgcttactagccaacaagtagatgctttatatgagtatcatagatccttgggtgagattccaggttttcctagttttcctattggccaaccacgtcgtagacctcctttccctcgtccacctccacctcctccaccatattgatttcatcgggacgatgaaaagtttaagtctgggggggggggtgtcatgtactgtttagtttggttttcagtttttagtttttgttagtttttcatgttggttcatattttcattgcttgttgctttattttgcttgtttttgaaataatcatggcaaaaattttttttagaacatcaaatcttcacttatatgctttcttggattcaagtgaaatgttagcacgattattgtcttgattcatgatgttcgaatgatgctagtagtaaactttgtgtagttcttttttctatcttgggaagcattaataagttaagaatcttatggtgatgagttttagttttggttcaaccttaaggattttatcttcactacacttgtgcttgatgcttgaatagttgatgtcattgaaatagtcatgattcatcttgtttgcttagtacttggtttccatggtgatttctcaactttcattttggttactggatgaggctcaaatcattaaagctcatttggaaaaatcaaaatatcccaacatgtgtgctaaaagtacatttgtgaataagttttgcacaatgcaaacacttataaaaaaaaataagggatataaaaaatagttgtcatgagtggaatctagcaagtcgcccctttgagaccgagttaggttactggggaaa
This window contains:
- the LOC122034754 gene encoding uncharacterized protein LOC122034754, with product MVCIACLLPLFLIPVVNALPLLFDLIVGKIYRLFGWEYRKPARVPAACPYKPASKNVDGLNAGTESLVEPHKNSATQSDKKEE